DNA from Felis catus isolate Fca126 chromosome B3, F.catus_Fca126_mat1.0, whole genome shotgun sequence:
caaaaagaataagttacctaggaataaacatcactaaggaggtgaaagacctgtactctgaatattataaaacattcatgaaagatattgaagatgacaaacaaattgaaagatattccatgctcatgtttTTGAAGAAGTAATACTGCTAAAATTTccatacaacccaaagcaatctatggattCAATCCCTATTGAAATACCaacagcggggcgcctgggtggcgcagtcggttaagcgtccggcttcagccaggtcacgatctcgcggtccgtgagtttgagccccgcgtcaggctctgggctgatggctcggagcctggagcctgtttccaatgctgtgtctccctctctctctgcccctcccccgttcatgctctgtttctctctgtcccaaaaataaataaaaaactttggaaaaaaaaaaaagaaaaaaaaaaaaaaaaaaaagaaataccaacagcatttttcacagaactagaacaaatgattttaaagtttgtatggaaccacaaaagactccaaatagccaaagcaatcctaataaagaataacaaagctggaggtatcacaattctagattttgaaatataccacaaagctatagtaattgaaacagtacggtactggcacaaaaacagactgtggaaaacagtatggagtttcctcaaaaaattaatcatagaaatactatataatcTAATAATtccagtactgggtatttactccaaaaaaacaaaaatactaattcaaaagaaaCATGCATGCTTAATGTtaattgaagcattatttacaatagtcaagaaatggaagcaacctaagcatccatcaataaatgaatagatcaagaagacatggtatatacatacaatggaatattactcacccataaaaaatgagatattgccatttgtgacaatggatggacctaaaggtcCATTATtatactatgtgaaataagttGGACAAAGAAAGGCAAgtatgatatgatttcacttctgtgtgggatctaaaaaacaaaacaaatgaataaatgaagaaaaagcagaatcagacctataaatacagagaacaaacttatggttgaCAGAAGGGACAGGGGTAGAGGGGTGGGCAAAATCTGTGAAGGGGAAttggagatacaggcttccagttacggaatgaataagtcatgagaataaaaggcacagaaaagggaatatagtcaatggtattgtaatagcattgaaTGGTGACAAGTGGTAGCTACACTtttggtgagcatagcataacatattaTCAACAAGCaccgagtaatgtatagaattgttaaatcactacaTTATACACCTAACatcaatataacactgtatgttgactatactagaattaaatttttttaaataaagttgttgaaccactatgttgtacctgaaaccaatataacattgagtgtcaactatactcaaatttaaaaataaataaataatttttaatttttttagagcaaGAATATAAGTACTTAAAGAAAATCTTCTATAAGCCACTATATAACTAACTACTCCCAGAGATTAATGAGCTCCCCAAAACAAAATGGCTGTAAAATGCAATGTAAATTAAAGCCcaaattgaaatattatttaaaaagttttagtaaACACAAATTTTCATAATAGAAAGATGGTTACTTCAATCTACCATCCtgataagaataaagaaaaatactgatttttttttaagtaatctctatgcccaatgggggcttgaactcctgaccatgagatcaagaatcacatgctctactgactgagccagccaggtgcccctcaaaaatactgcattaaaaaaaataaaacttgagaaTACTGACAATATGAAGAGTCAATAGGAAACTCCTAagtcaaaaaattttttggaagtcTGAATGGTAAGCACTGGTCATGTTCAGAATGCACTTGCCTATAGATAAAATCATTATGCTTCATGGCAGTGCCTGGCTGCAGAGATGGAGATGGGAACCCAGGGCTCACACGAAGCTGGAACCCGTAGTGGTCTTCATCCTCAAGTAATTACGGACCAGAACTAAACCTGACACCattcaaaaggaaaatcaaaaatcAGCCATCCCTGGAAGTTTATGGCCATGGTTCAGCTGTTGCTTGGATTTGGACTTCACATACGATTTTCTCCAATTTCCCCAACATATTGCCAGCAGCTGTGGGAGAGTGGAATGGGAAGTTATTGTTTAGTGGGCATAGAGCTTCAGTTTGGGagaatgaaaaagttctggagatggatgttgGTGGTGGTTGCATTACAATGGTAATGTGTGTAATGCCTCAAGaccatacactttaaaatggttaaaatggttatttttatgttatatatattttaccacaataaaaaatattataaagccaTCAAAAAGAGGTAATAGaggaaaatgacataaaaatacatgaataatatGCAAGAAGgccagaaagaagaaacaaagaacagataagacagataaaaaacaaacagtcttgggacacctggatgtcttggtcagttgagtgtttgacttgatttgggctcaggtcatgatcccagagtcatgggattgagccccagaaTCAAGCTCCATattgagcatggagactgcttaggattttctcctctctccctctctccctctctccctctctccctctctctctctctccctctgccgctctcccctgctcacattttctctaaaatgaaaattaaaataaaataaataaaataaaatagtctatCAATAACTAAGGACTGGAAGCAAAAATTTGCAGATgtcaaatatgtaaagaaaatactCTCCCAGAGTATAATTAATGTATGTTGTGAACATTTTCTATATTTCACAGTGAAAAAgacttctgaaaacaaaaagaaattctctaGAAATCCACATATAGACACCTCACCATTGTCTTTTAGACATTATTCCTATCTTCACTCTAGGAGCCGATTTAACCCAAACTGTATGAAGACTATGGATAAAGAAAGGATGCTACACCAAGGGGTCTTGTGGGAGTCATAAACCATCCCAAGGGGAGACTGAAAACTTCATAATAATCTCTATGATGAAACTTTAATTGTACCCTTGAGAGTCTCAATAATACATCCtatgcatttatttatctgtACCCCTTCTCAAAATCTCCTCATGAAGTTTATATCTTACTTTGTTCagctattttaaaacaaaagtaaccAATATATAAAATTCACCTATTGAATTTCCTCTGCTGAGTGAGACAAATGAAAGATCCAGGTGCTTGGGGGTGATTGAGGTCTCTCATACAGCTCTTGATGAAAATATTGATATGTCAATGGAGGTCCGCACCTCAAGGATAGATTGTAGGGCTGTACTTCTTTCCACTGGCTATCCTATTGCCCAACAGAAGTACCCTAATGCTATAACTATTTCTTTGGAGCACttcaggaagggaagaaagggagtgtCAGAAGTTAATTTTGTCTATCCCAGGATTCTCAAGGTCAGGCTCCCCCATTTTGATTTCAcataaaggaaagagaggaatcaATAAGAAGATATCAACTCAGAGTTCACTCCCAGCTTTCTCCACACTTAGACCTATCATGAAGGGTAAGTAACTTTTCTGTCTAGGCATCATTGCACTTTTTCTAAGACATCCATAAACGGAATTCTAGCTCCAGtaaaatcccattttaaaattaatatattttggcAAACTTGGGTGGGTTTCATGCCTCTGGATATGTGATTTCATCCACAATATCTCCCATAACATAATAATAAGTTATGTTACATGAACTGTTGACTCCAGTGCCCAGCTACTCAGATCTCCCTCAGCTTAACAATCCCTGAAATTTTCTTGCCTAATGATTCATAAAAGAATGCCTCATTATTCAGAAATTtgataaattacataattttgttttagaaactgTTCAACGTTGTACTCAATAACTCATTTTCTACAGTGCCCTcaattaaatataacttattccCAGTTAGTCTTATGCACATCACAGgtaatataatgcccttccttTAACCATTTTTCTACATCTTGAATTGTTAACACTACTATCTTTTAATGTCTTCTTCTTTTATATCAGACAAAGCTCTATGTCTTTAAGTACCAGAATATAtaagaaagttaataaaataaaaaacctgagCAACCAAAGAGAGCTACCCATAGCTCTGCTATGTGATGCACTGGAACCTACTGACTTTTTAACAagattttaggtttatttaatattggttttcatttgggtttttaaatggttatgttaaaaaaattatcctagTTACTTGGTAATCATAGCTGTTGGTAATATTATTATACTAGTATATTCCAGGAACTGTACTAGGCATACATGTTCAACAGTATTTTCACAAAAGCTCTGAAAAATAGGTGCTGCCTCATTAAGAGCATGCAGTACGTCATATGGTTTTTGATCCCAAATCAATCTAgatgttatcatttattttcctctaacTACAGTTATATAAGAGGACCACTGAGTTATGTATTACTGGACTGAGCCAATCAGTTGTGAACCTGATCCAGCTATGGTATGTCACCACATAGCTATTGTCAGAGTGGGTGATCTCGTCCTCACCAAAGCAGCCGCTTTCCTCCTAAAAATACATTCCTAGTCCATCAGAGAGGcccattttttctttctaggTTATATGTACAGCAGCTCCACTCCACTACTGGACCATCCAAACAAAGAAAGTGTTTACATTGATCTATGCGCCCAAGAcagatttgaaaaacatttggtaGGGAAAATCAACAGGATATGGTGATTGACAGCCTATGAGAAGTGACAGAATTAGAAAGAGCCTGGAATGATTCTCAAGTTTTTCGCTTTAGCAAATGCCAAGAGTGGAGCCATTCACCAAGAAATGTACAAAAGGGACAGGAAACTCttagaaagaaacagatgaaacaaGAGGTATTAAGCAGAATGGTGATTatagatttgaaaatataaaaaagggtAAATAACTAAGGAGGCTTATATTTAGAATAAACACTCAAACATGACAGAGATATGAGGCAAGAAGGGATTAATGGGCCACTGGTTTAAACATGACTTTGCTAGAAGTCACATAAGACTCTGTCCAATGATGGTCAGATTGGACGCTCAGTGATAGCCCATAAATTCAGTAGATGAGCTTTATTGTGATAGGATTGGCAAGACCAAAATTTACCCAACAACTAATTCACTCAATAAATGCCTAGTATGCACCAGAAACTCAATCAACTGAGAATATAAAGTAACATCATTACTTAATCATAAAAGTTGTCAAGCTAGAGGGAGGGAAACATAAATACATGATTTAGTTATTATGCACATGCTCTAGTAGAGACATCCATAACATGCTATAGAAATATTAAGCAGGAATTTATCTTATAGGTAAAGACAGAGAAActcaaatatcatatgatctcacttctatgcagaatctaaaaaacagaatgaataaacaaacaaaaagcagaatcagacctataaatgcagagaacaaattcATGGCTAttagaggggagggaggtggagagataGGGCAAATAAGTGAAGGGGAATGGAAGATATAGTATTCCAGTTAaggaataagtcatgggaataaaagttACAGCACAGgcaatatagtcaatggtattgcaaCAGCATTGTACAGTGACacatgatagctacacttgtggtgagcatagcttaACATATAAAGTTGATGAATCACTatactatacacctgaaattaatgtaacattgttacactcaaagaaaaaattatttttgtttttacatagttttggggtgcctgtgtggctcagtaggttgagcgtctgactcttgatcttggctcaggtcatgatctcacagttcatgagtttgaaccctgcgttgggctgtgcactaacagtgcggagcctgcttggattttctccttctccctctctgcccctcccctgctcatgctttctctcaaaataaataaacttaaataataaataaataaataaataaataaataaataaataaataagttctgaCTTGATGACTTTAGTAAATATCAAAAAGATATCTAGAAATCTTCATCATCAAAAACTAGGATGTAAAAAATTGATTagcctattaattttttaatcattataagCTCACTTTATGGGTCAAGTATCTGAAGATATGTgtttaagaatattaataaagtgcttattataatataaaacattgatCATCTAAATCTATCACAAGGGAGTTGATTAAATCTATGGAAGACAATGCAGCCATTGAACTGATGATAGAgagttataatatatatttttaaatttcaattgtAGTTGGagtatatattagtttcaggtgtacaacatagtgatttgacaattaccTACATTACAAAGTGCTTACCACcatatggggcccctgggtgtctcagttggttaagtgtctgactttggctcaggtcatgatctcacagttcatgggttcaagccctccatcaggctctgtgctgacagctcagagcctagagcctgcctcagattctgtgtctccctctcgctctctgcccctcccccactcacactctgtctctctctctctcaaaaataaataaacattaaaaaaaaaatttttaatgcccatcaccataAAAATAGTTACTGTCTggcaccatacaatgttattacaatattattgactacattccctatgctgtacttttcacccTGTGAAAAGtcgttttataactggaaatttgtgccTCTTAATTCTCTTATTTCCCCTACTCCCCCAAGCCACTCCAcactggcaaccatcagtttgttgtctatatttataagtctatttctatatttttgatgttcattttggttttagattccacatacaagtgaaatcatatggtgtttttcttactctgtatgatttacttcacttagcataataccctctaggttcatacatgttgtctcaaatggcaagattttaatttttttatggctgagtaatattccactgtgtatataaaccacatcttttttatccattaatctactgatggacacttaggttgcctTCATAtattggctgttataaataatgatgcaataaataTAGGCATGCATATAcgttttcaaattaatgtttccaTTGTCTtaaggtaaatacccagaagtagaattactggatcatatggagtagagctttatttttaaaaatggaaaaaataataaagtatattaaGTCTTAAAAACATGCTATAAACAGCCTATTTTGAAaaatcccattttaatttttaaagaaaagaagtatgCAATTCTTCAAAGAGTTAAAATTTGCTTATTCTAAGAAGTGGgattgttttgggggtttttttggtttgtttctatatttttcatgctcttaattattaaaaaataagattttttcattttgaaagtaaattttatttgggTAAGATAAATGTAGTATTTATAGCATCTATAGCATTAGTAAACTGAAATGACAATACATAAGCATTTTACATTGTTTGAAATGTATTGAATaacttaatgtttaaaaatatccttGCATTTGGAgaaatcttatttaatatttttacataaggTTTGTGTATAAccaaaatggcataaaatatCATTTGTGTTCAGCAAGAAGAATTAATCTTTTGCAACATTTAGAGCTACATTACGTTTGCTTGTTTGTCTATTTGACTTTTGATAATTAACCTTTCCCAGTTTATGAAGACTCTGAGTTTCctgcatgtgagcaagggagattGCAATCAGTAATGTTGAAACTCATCATCTGTGATATGTAGACAGCATAAGAATGAATCCTTCCAAGTAGCTGAaccatatattttgaaataaatacttaCTTTACTTTAACAAATACGTTACTTTAATGAGAGATTTATGGTAAATTATTCAAAACACTGTACTTGTTTAAAATAGTGAAGATTCAATTGACTAATTAGGGGAggttttttatgcttttttaaaattatttatttcaagagacagagagagagacagagtgtggggtggagggaggggcagggcagagacagcaagagagaatctgaagcaggctccaggcgacAGCtcgtcgcagggctcgaacccatggacagggagaccatgacctgagctgaagtcttcAGAAAAATATTACTATGACCCCTCCTCCTGGTTTTTATGCTAAAATTTATAATTCATTAATATgttataagagaaaattattctGATGTGAAAATCTCAGAAAGCATAATGGACATTCACAGCCCTAGGATATCTGAGATGCCAAGTACTTTCTACTTAGTGAGagatgtcaaaaaagaaaaaaaaaaaagttatcgcAGTCCTAATTCTTGGCTAAAAAATTAGCACAGACTAAAAGCTGTTCTATCAGCTTTTTTAACTATGggtggggaaaaaatacaaatactttacTGCATTTAACAGTGGGTAACACTCCGAGTTTCCAAAATCTCAAAGGTAAGATAGTATTTTCCTTTCAAACCTAACCCCACtgataatgaaaatttaaataatgtaaatcaTTCCATTGTTATGAACCTAAGTTTACTGAAATTTGGGATAGTCAGAATTATTGATTGGTTACTTTTAAATAAGATCTGACGAGTTAGTGGACGAGTTATTACAAACTAATTGCCAAATAGCCAACACACACACCTTACATAGGTTTCCTACCAGTTTTCCAGGAAACAAAATATCTTGTATGATGgtgttttctgtctcctctgcaGCCCTGGAATTTATGAACAGTTCAGAGACAAGCACTGTGACTGAGTTTGTCCTCCTAGGCTTCCCTGGTTGTCAGGAGTTGCAAAGTTTCCTTTTCTCACTGTTCTTGGGGATCTATATATTTACCATAATGGGAAATGGGATTATTGTCTGTGCTGTGAGGTTGGACCAACGGCTCCATACCCCAATGTATATTCTCCTAGGCAATTTTGCTTTCCTTGAAATCTTGTACATTACCTCCACTGTGCCCAGTATGCTAGTCAATTTCCTCTCAGAAACAAAAACCATCTCTTTCGTTGGCTGTTTCCTCCagttatatttttttacttccctTGGTACAACTGAGGCATATTTCCTCTGCATCATGGCATATGATCGGTACCTCGCTATCTGCCACCCACTGCACTACTCAACCACCATGACCCAACAGCTCTGCTATATCTTGATGTCTCTTTGCTGGGTGTTGGGGTTCCTTAGTTACTCTGTCTCCACTATACAGCTCTCTCAATTGCCTTTCTGTGGACCCAACACCATTGACCACTTTATGTGTGACATG
Protein-coding regions in this window:
- the LOC105260660 gene encoding olfactory receptor 11H4-like; translation: MVFSVSSAALEFMNSSETSTVTEFVLLGFPGCQELQSFLFSLFLGIYIFTIMGNGIIVCAVRLDQRLHTPMYILLGNFAFLEILYITSTVPSMLVNFLSETKTISFVGCFLQLYFFTSLGTTEAYFLCIMAYDRYLAICHPLHYSTTMTQQLCYILMSLCWVLGFLSYSVSTIQLSQLPFCGPNTIDHFMCDMDPLMALSCATAPVMEIIFYVLNSLIIILTLLYILGSYTLLLIAVLKVPSAAGLRKAFSTCGSHLTVVCLFFGALLAMYVSPTADNPDEIQKILTLFYSVVTPFLNPLIYSLRNKDMKAAMKKILFGDKVKENDQRAKLCRTLYTIVRTFNSM